One Nodularia sp. LEGE 06071 DNA segment encodes these proteins:
- a CDS encoding rod shape-determining protein, producing MGIDLGTANTLVYVSGKGIVLQQPSVVAIDQNRKIALAVGEEAKKMLGRTPGNVIALRPLRDGVISDSDIAELMLKHFIQLVNGGKSLISPRIVIGIPSGVTGVERKAVSNAAIEAGAREVYLIDEPMAAAIGAGLPVSEATGNMIVDIGGGTTEVAVLSFQGTVISESVRIAGDELNESIIMYLKKVHNLVIGEWTAEDIKIRIGSAYPSNEQDDLMMEVRGIHLLSGLPRTVTLRGGEIRQCMLEPLGVIIEAVKRTLERTPPELASDIIDRGIMIAGGGALLRGIDTLISHETGIVTHIAADPLCCVVLGTGRVLENFDQLERVLSGRYGNN from the coding sequence TCAAAACAGAAAGATCGCACTGGCAGTGGGGGAAGAAGCCAAAAAAATGCTCGGACGTACACCGGGAAATGTGATTGCTCTCCGTCCCTTGCGTGATGGAGTGATCTCTGATTCTGACATTGCCGAGCTGATGTTAAAACACTTTATCCAACTCGTAAACGGGGGGAAATCACTGATTTCCCCGCGAATTGTCATTGGCATACCCAGTGGTGTGACAGGGGTAGAAAGAAAGGCTGTGTCAAATGCAGCTATCGAAGCTGGAGCCAGAGAAGTGTATTTAATTGATGAGCCAATGGCAGCAGCTATTGGAGCGGGGCTACCTGTTTCCGAGGCCACAGGCAATATGATTGTTGATATTGGTGGCGGGACAACAGAAGTTGCCGTGCTAAGTTTCCAGGGTACTGTCATCAGTGAATCAGTACGCATCGCTGGTGATGAACTAAACGAGTCCATCATTATGTATCTGAAAAAAGTTCATAACTTGGTGATTGGAGAATGGACTGCTGAAGATATCAAGATTCGCATTGGTTCGGCTTATCCCAGCAACGAGCAGGATGATCTGATGATGGAAGTCCGGGGTATACACTTGCTTTCTGGTTTACCAAGAACTGTCACACTCAGAGGGGGAGAAATTCGTCAATGTATGTTGGAACCGCTAGGAGTAATCATAGAAGCTGTGAAGCGGACACTGGAACGGACTCCTCCAGAATTAGCCTCAGATATTATTGACAGAGGAATCATGATCGCTGGTGGTGGTGCTTTGCTCAGAGGCATAGATACTCTAATTAGTCATGAAACCGGGATTGTCACCCACATTGCGGCTGATCCTCTTTGTTGTGTTGTACTGGGAACAGGTCGGGTGTTAGAAAACTTTGACCAGCTAGAACGAGTTCTGAGTGGGCGTTATGGCAATAATTAG
- the mreC gene encoding rod shape-determining protein MreC, producing the protein MVTVRRWWERKLLQVGLLTVVVSSAWMLRQTQGHLVLEMYQFVSRPLQMLQTGTSPEERLNDARFLELQTRIADLENQNKKLKNLLGYVEKAPLSLRPIPARVVGRSADHWWQQVTLNRGSNAGIEEGFIVKTDGGLVGLIENVTPNTSRVLLISDLKSQVGVTINRTSAKGVLRGEASAEAVLEFYEKMPNVQVGDLISTSTYSQKFPAGVPVGRVKSLDLKQSPASVAKVELLPPILSLDWVAVYPFVQDAD; encoded by the coding sequence ATGGTTACTGTACGTCGTTGGTGGGAACGTAAATTACTACAAGTCGGGTTACTAACTGTAGTAGTGAGTAGTGCCTGGATGTTGAGACAGACGCAGGGTCATTTAGTGCTGGAAATGTACCAATTTGTCAGCCGTCCGTTGCAAATGTTACAAACAGGGACAAGTCCAGAAGAACGTCTTAATGATGCCCGCTTCTTGGAGTTGCAAACGCGGATAGCTGATTTAGAAAATCAAAATAAAAAGCTGAAAAATTTATTAGGCTACGTTGAGAAAGCCCCACTCTCATTACGCCCAATTCCAGCGCGGGTAGTGGGACGTAGTGCTGACCACTGGTGGCAACAAGTTACCCTGAATCGTGGCTCGAATGCTGGCATTGAAGAAGGCTTTATTGTCAAAACGGATGGCGGCTTGGTGGGTTTGATAGAGAATGTCACTCCTAATACTAGTCGTGTGTTGTTAATTAGTGACCTCAAGAGTCAAGTAGGTGTAACAATTAACCGCACATCAGCCAAGGGTGTTTTGCGGGGAGAGGCTTCGGCGGAGGCTGTACTGGAGTTTTATGAAAAAATGCCAAATGTTCAAGTAGGAGATTTAATTTCTACATCTACCTATAGTCAAAAATTTCCGGCTGGTGTGCCAGTAGGACGAGTTAAGTCTCTAGATTTGAAGCAATCTCCAGCATCAGTGGCAAAAGTTGAGCTTTTACCGCCAATACTGTCATTGGATTGGGTAGCTGTATATCCCTTCGTGCAAGATGCTGATTAG
- the mreD gene encoding rod shape-determining protein MreD, producing MKMPSFSGSRHSKPKAPQRKFPLFNHPLASWHPGILKLLNWSVTFGSVLFCLLMLPTRFLGMELLGIGPNWLLIWVVAWSVKRSVWEGIFAGIVLGLLQDAMTSPDPTHAITLGCVGFLTSVLKKQRFIQEDFISIALIVFVMAVVAETIFGLQLSLMGDTYDGQSLRKVEYIWAYYQRGALASAILSSLWAPVVYYPLNLWWQKMKLLEPS from the coding sequence ATGAAGATGCCTTCATTTAGCGGTAGCAGGCATAGCAAGCCTAAAGCGCCACAGCGAAAATTTCCACTGTTTAATCACCCCCTTGCGTCCTGGCATCCCGGTATACTTAAACTGCTCAATTGGTCAGTAACGTTTGGGTCTGTGCTGTTTTGTTTACTGATGTTACCAACCCGCTTTTTGGGAATGGAATTATTGGGAATTGGGCCTAATTGGCTGTTAATTTGGGTGGTGGCTTGGAGTGTAAAGCGCTCGGTCTGGGAAGGAATATTTGCCGGTATAGTTCTGGGACTACTTCAAGATGCTATGACATCACCTGACCCTACCCATGCGATTACTCTGGGTTGCGTTGGGTTTTTGACTAGTGTGCTGAAAAAGCAGCGTTTTATCCAAGAAGATTTTATTTCTATTGCTTTAATTGTCTTTGTGATGGCAGTTGTGGCAGAAACTATCTTTGGGTTGCAATTAAGTTTGATGGGTGATACCTACGACGGGCAAAGCCTACGCAAAGTGGAATATATTTGGGCATATTATCAACGGGGCGCTCTGGCTTCTGCCATTCTCAGTAGTCTTTGGGCCCCTGTCGTTTATTATCCTTTGAATCTTTGGTGGCAAAAAATGAAATTGTTAGAGCCGAGTTAG
- the ribD gene encoding bifunctional diaminohydroxyphosphoribosylaminopyrimidine deaminase/5-amino-6-(5-phosphoribosylamino)uracil reductase RibD, whose protein sequence is MDNFPVVAQLNLSLTNDTQENGLILRTDKSPLGIPETELARSPVESDFPEKQRIGSDFDRAMMQRCLALARLALGRTSPNPLVGAVVVKDGEIVGEGFHPCAGEPHAEVFALKAAGVGADSTQENRACGATVYVNLEPCNHHGRTPPCSEALIAAGVAKVVVGIVDPNPLVGGGGIARLRAAGVEVVVGVEAEACYQLNEAFIHRILHKRPLGILKYAMTLDGKIATTSGHSAWVTNQDARNEVHQLRAGCDAIIVGGNTVRKDNPYLTSHQLGAHNPLRVVMSRQLNLPEDARLWQTAEAPTLVLTEEGSSPDFQHFLRQQGVEVVELTSLTPELVMTNLYDRGFCSVLWECGGTLAASAIAQGAVQKILAFIAPKIIGGSHAATPVGDLGLTIMTEALNLERVRWRVVGSDCLVEGYLPQKNS, encoded by the coding sequence ATGGATAATTTCCCAGTGGTTGCTCAACTAAATTTATCTCTAACCAATGATACTCAGGAAAATGGGCTGATATTGCGAACTGACAAAAGCCCTCTGGGCATCCCAGAAACAGAGCTGGCGCGATCGCCAGTTGAATCTGATTTCCCAGAGAAACAGAGAATCGGCAGTGACTTTGACCGGGCGATGATGCAACGGTGTTTGGCTCTGGCGCGCCTAGCTCTGGGTCGCACTTCACCTAATCCGCTAGTGGGGGCGGTTGTTGTTAAAGATGGAGAGATTGTCGGCGAAGGGTTTCATCCCTGTGCCGGTGAGCCTCATGCAGAAGTTTTTGCTTTGAAAGCAGCAGGTGTGGGCGCTGACTCGACCCAAGAAAATCGCGCTTGTGGTGCCACAGTTTACGTTAATCTTGAACCTTGTAATCATCATGGACGCACTCCCCCTTGTTCAGAAGCGTTAATCGCAGCTGGTGTGGCTAAGGTCGTTGTCGGTATCGTTGACCCAAATCCCTTGGTCGGTGGCGGAGGTATTGCTCGTTTACGTGCGGCTGGTGTTGAGGTAGTTGTCGGAGTAGAAGCCGAAGCCTGTTATCAGCTCAATGAAGCTTTTATCCATCGCATTCTCCATAAACGACCTTTGGGGATTTTGAAATATGCCATGACTCTAGATGGCAAAATTGCTACTACCTCTGGTCACAGTGCTTGGGTGACAAACCAAGATGCTCGTAATGAAGTTCATCAACTGCGGGCCGGGTGCGATGCCATAATTGTTGGTGGCAATACAGTCCGAAAAGATAATCCTTACTTAACCAGTCATCAGCTAGGAGCGCATAATCCCCTGCGGGTGGTGATGAGTCGTCAGCTCAACTTGCCTGAAGATGCCCGCCTGTGGCAAACTGCGGAGGCTCCCACTTTGGTGTTGACAGAGGAGGGTAGCTCACCTGATTTCCAACATTTCTTGCGCCAACAGGGGGTTGAGGTGGTAGAGTTAACATCCCTGACACCAGAATTGGTAATGACCAATTTATACGATCGCGGTTTTTGTAGCGTGCTATGGGAGTGTGGTGGTACTTTGGCCGCCAGTGCGATCGCTCAAGGTGCAGTACAAAAAATTCTGGCTTTTATTGCTCCTAAAATCATTGGTGGTAGTCATGCTGCGACACCTGTAGGTGATTTAGGTTTGACGATCATGACCGAAGCCCTGAACTTGGAACGGGTTCGTTGGCGTGTTGTCGGTTCTGATTGCTTAGTTGAAGGTTATTTGCCCCAAAAAAACTCATAG